Proteins from a single region of Sebastes umbrosus isolate fSebUmb1 chromosome 8, fSebUmb1.pri, whole genome shotgun sequence:
- the LOC119492423 gene encoding cilia- and flagella-associated protein 157-like: MPKKKDKKQDEGKKTSKKESSSTPADKSGSDNKEKDLYLTQIRYLNEQLERYQLKCDQLERQKKDFDSQYSELEDEKKDIVDYLKRSVLEKEDEVVELTEQLESQRQAADKKGEALQLQHGQLRQELQDRMEELNAQNTTLAVRLAGLEEFQKQKEQLTSNKESLEKQLTSQEQEHKAAIHSLEMKALLEKKRLEKEMESHVAVMAAEVQHLVDQKVPDTTRLALQENTEVKARIGQLSEHTQVLMEENSALRDRKNRLSVDVDVLEQMLSETSRESCIRKKVVEQLTEKCQQLQAELKGWRQQLEQLKTKHTGVLAEMEALRRDRASLSEQCSKNGAEVSRLEAELQEERRRRSRMKSIMQEAAVALRDALMDAPTDKDSEVDSAVQWKQLMEKLLVVLDRPTLTNATAEDDQNELLTSDPVAASEVTLDPALSFQFKLARYRLGDLGLVPRPTPKHKHILSRTGADASSSTHVPLHRKSSSQKTASSINRTDSAVGLLTCRNSFTKPK; the protein is encoded by the exons ATGCccaaaaagaaagacaagaaacaagatGAAGGCAAGAAAACATCGAAAAAGGAAAGTTCTTCGACTCCTGCAGACAAAAGCGGGTCTGACAACAAAGAGAAGGATTTATATTTGACTCAAATACGATATTTGAACGAGCAGCTGGAGAG ATATCAGCTGAAATGTGATCAACTCGAGAGGCAGAAGAAGGACTTTGACTCTCAGTACAGTGAGCtggaggatgagaagaaggaCATTGTTGActatctgaaacgctccgtgCTGGAAAAGGAGGACGAGGTGGTCGAGCTGACGGAGCAGCTGGAGAGTCAGCGGCAGGCTGCCGATAAGAAAGGAGAggctctgcagctgcagcacGGTCAGCTGAGACAAGAGCTTCAAGACCGGATGGAAGAACTCAACgcacaaaacacaacacttg CGGTGAGGCTGGCTGGTCTGGAGGAGTTTCAGAAGCAGAAGGAGCAGTTGACGTCCAACAAGGAGTCTCTGGAGAAGCAGCTGACCAGTCAGGAGCAGGAACACAAAGCTGCCATCCACAGCCTGGAGATGAAAGCACTGCTGGAGAAGAAGAG GTtggagaaggagatggagagCCACGTGGCAGTCATGGCGGCAGAGGTGCAGCACCTGGTGGACCAGAAGGTCCCAGACACGACCAGGTTGGCCCTTCAGGAGAACACAGAGGTTAAGGCTCGGATCGGCCAGCTGTCGGAGCACACTCAGGTCCTGATGGAGGAGAACTCGGCCCTGCGGGACCGTAAGAATCGTCTCAGTGTGGATGTGGACGTCCTGGAGCAAATGCTCAGCGAGACGTCCCGCGAGAGCTGCATCCGCAAGAAG GTGGTGGAGCAGCTTACAGAAAAGTGTCAGCAGCTGCAGGCGGAGCTGAAAGGCTGGAGACAACAACTCGAGCAGCTTAAGACCAAACACACTGGAGTCCTGGCTGAGATGGAGGCACTCAG ACGGGACCGGGCCTCTCTGTCCGAGCAGTGCAGTAAAAACGGAGCCGAGGTGAGCCGGCTGGAGGCGGAGctacaagaggagaggaggaggaggagcaggatgaAGAGCATCATGCAGGAAGCAGCCGTCGCTCTCAGAGACGCCctgatg GATGCTCCTACAGACAAGGACTCGGAGGTGGACTCTGCCGTCCAGTGGAAGCAGCTGATGGAGAAGCTGCTGGTGGTCTTGGACCGCCCCACACTCACCAACGCCACTGCTGAGGACGACCAGAATGAActactgacctctgaccctgtaGCAGCCAG TGAAGTAACCCTAGATCCAGCGTTGAGTTTCCAGTTCAAGCTGGCCCGCTACAGGCTGGGCGATCTTGGCCTTGTACCCCGACCCACgcccaaacacaaacacatcctcTCCAGGACGGGAGCAGATGCGTCCAGCAGCACCCACGTTCCTCTGCACAG GAAGTCGTCCAGTCAGAAAACAGCCAGCTCCATTAACCGGACTGATTCAGCTGTCGGACTTTTGACCTGCAGAAACTCATTCACTAAACCCAAATAA